One genomic window of Evansella cellulosilytica DSM 2522 includes the following:
- a CDS encoding Rpn family recombination-promoting nuclease/putative transposase: MLGMSTDHDRLFKELISTFFEEFIMLFFPEAFEHLDFENLRFLSQELFTDVTEGDKHVVDLLVETKLKGEDGLVIIHLEPQSSSQKKFNERMFIYFSRIYQKYRRKILPIAIFTYDTTRDEPDSLTLHFPFADILQFNYLIVELKKQNWRSYIREDNPVAAALLSKMGYTKEERVEVKKEFFRILIRLELDTAREALLTGFFESYLKLNAQEESQLIKEVKAMNPKEGEKIMEIMTSYERKGIKQGLEQGIEQGREQERLEVAKRMLEKEKSIDEIIEITGLSGIVVEKLKKEFPSRKQ; encoded by the coding sequence ATGCTCGGGATGAGTACTGATCATGATCGGTTATTTAAAGAGTTAATTTCTACATTCTTTGAGGAGTTTATCATGTTATTTTTTCCTGAGGCTTTTGAACACTTAGACTTTGAGAATCTTCGTTTCCTTTCACAAGAGTTATTTACTGATGTCACAGAAGGGGATAAGCATGTTGTAGACCTTTTAGTAGAAACGAAATTAAAAGGAGAGGATGGTTTAGTCATTATTCATTTAGAACCACAATCATCTTCACAGAAAAAGTTTAATGAGCGCATGTTTATATACTTTAGTCGTATCTATCAGAAATACCGACGCAAAATTCTTCCTATTGCCATCTTCACTTATGATACTACTCGAGATGAACCAGATTCTTTGACACTTCATTTCCCATTTGCAGATATTCTTCAGTTTAATTACCTCATTGTTGAGCTAAAAAAACAAAATTGGAGAAGCTATATTCGCGAGGATAACCCAGTTGCAGCAGCACTTTTAAGCAAAATGGGGTATACTAAAGAGGAGCGAGTTGAGGTTAAAAAAGAGTTTTTTAGAATATTAATAAGGCTAGAATTAGATACAGCTAGAGAAGCATTACTTACTGGATTTTTTGAATCATATCTAAAATTAAATGCTCAAGAGGAGAGTCAATTAATAAAAGAGGTGAAAGCTATGAACCCAAAGGAGGGTGAAAAGATAATGGAAATCATGACTTCTTATGAAAGGAAAGGTATAAAACAAGGGTTAGAACAAGGCATAGAACAAGGCAGGGAGCAAGAAAGGCTAGAAGTTGCAAAACGAATGTTAGAAAAAGAGAAATCGATTGATGAAATTATTGAGATAACTGGGCTATCGGGAATAGTTGTAGAGAAGTTAAAGAAAGAATTTCCTTCAAGGAAACAGTAA
- a CDS encoding CAP domain-containing protein, whose product MRRFILLIMIVFLAYVSKPLWEEHVQQLDPTTIMESFSSKVNEIKEDEAFLALMDSITQQIDLLLDPTDGPREERDVFEDIAAPELAEPREQPFSIHNVEIGNTRAEVEEIIGRSPNRSTLNEYGGNWNTYHHDYQNFIMVAYDEDDIVRGLYTNQDLIASSTDISLGSSMQFVQEQLGTPESVIRYGTFNYQLTTNGEYDVFHLDNKYVTIFYDQHENKTVTAMKVIDDEWVRNKTGLYTKPSQQLQEGFEYQLFDVTNATRRNHGLPLLTWDEHVRGTARKHSLDMAENEYFSHTNLQGQSPFERMKEDNIQFMMAAENLAYGQISSIFAHEGLMNSIGHRENILNKDLRRLGVGVAFNDDSKPYYTKKYFSS is encoded by the coding sequence GTGAGACGGTTTATTTTATTGATTATGATTGTTTTTCTTGCCTATGTGTCAAAGCCGTTATGGGAAGAGCACGTACAACAACTTGATCCTACAACTATTATGGAATCTTTTTCTTCTAAGGTGAATGAGATAAAAGAAGATGAAGCGTTTCTGGCATTGATGGATTCCATAACCCAGCAAATCGATTTGTTACTAGACCCTACAGACGGCCCACGAGAAGAACGAGATGTATTTGAAGACATCGCAGCGCCTGAATTGGCGGAGCCAAGAGAACAACCTTTTTCCATTCATAATGTGGAAATAGGAAATACAAGAGCAGAAGTAGAGGAGATTATCGGCAGAAGTCCAAATAGAAGCACGTTAAATGAATATGGGGGTAACTGGAACACATATCATCATGACTATCAGAATTTTATTATGGTGGCGTATGATGAGGATGATATCGTTCGGGGTCTGTATACGAATCAGGATTTGATTGCTTCTTCAACAGACATAAGTTTAGGTAGTTCCATGCAGTTCGTTCAGGAACAGCTTGGAACTCCTGAATCTGTGATTCGATATGGAACTTTCAACTATCAACTCACAACTAACGGTGAGTATGATGTGTTTCATCTCGACAACAAATATGTCACGATTTTTTACGATCAGCATGAAAACAAAACGGTTACCGCAATGAAAGTCATTGATGATGAATGGGTGCGTAACAAAACTGGTTTATATACGAAACCGAGCCAACAGCTGCAAGAGGGATTTGAATATCAGTTGTTTGATGTGACGAATGCTACTAGGAGAAATCATGGTTTGCCTCTTTTAACTTGGGATGAGCATGTGCGAGGCACGGCCCGAAAGCATAGCCTAGATATGGCAGAAAACGAATATTTCAGTCACACCAATTTACAAGGGCAATCGCCATTCGAACGAATGAAAGAAGACAACATACAGTTTATGATGGCCGCTGAAAACTTGGCATACGGTCAAATCAGTAGCATTTTTGCGCACGAAGGACTAATGAACTCCATAGGACACAGAGAAAATATCCTAAACAAAGACCTTCGTCGTTTAGGTGTTGGCGTAGCGTTCAATGATGATTCAAAACCATATTATACGAAGAAGTATTTTAGCAGCTAG
- the dagF gene encoding 2-dehydro-3-deoxy-phosphogluconate aldolase, with the protein MSNIAKRFYKGRVALNVLANSIENAKEVFEAAEGYVLVGVLSKNYSTVEEAVVAMKKYGEEIDEAVSIGLGAGDNRQAAVVAEIAKHYQGSHINQVFPVVGATRANVGEKTSWINSLVSPTGRVGYVNISTGPISAAQSEHAIVPIKTAIALVRDMGGDALKFFPMKGLNCKDEYRAVAKACGEEGFSLEPTGGIDKENFEMILRIALEANVPKVIPHVYSSIINQETGKTNVEDVRELLKTMKQLV; encoded by the coding sequence ATGTCAAACATTGCAAAGCGTTTTTATAAAGGTCGTGTTGCATTAAATGTGTTAGCAAATAGTATAGAAAATGCCAAAGAGGTTTTCGAAGCTGCAGAAGGCTATGTTTTAGTAGGGGTTCTTTCAAAAAATTATTCAACTGTAGAAGAAGCCGTAGTTGCAATGAAAAAATATGGAGAAGAAATTGACGAGGCGGTTTCGATTGGTTTAGGTGCAGGTGATAACCGCCAAGCTGCTGTAGTAGCAGAGATTGCAAAACACTACCAAGGAAGTCATATTAATCAAGTATTCCCGGTAGTTGGGGCAACGCGAGCAAATGTTGGTGAAAAAACAAGTTGGATTAATAGTTTAGTATCCCCAACAGGACGTGTTGGATATGTCAATATCTCAACAGGACCGATTAGTGCTGCACAAAGTGAGCATGCGATAGTACCGATTAAAACCGCCATTGCACTAGTTCGTGATATGGGTGGTGATGCACTGAAATTCTTCCCGATGAAAGGTTTAAACTGTAAAGATGAGTATCGTGCAGTTGCAAAGGCATGTGGAGAAGAAGGATTTTCGTTAGAGCCAACGGGTGGAATCGACAAAGAGAACTTTGAAATGATTTTACGTATTGCTTTAGAAGCTAACGTTCCGAAAGTTATTCCTCATGTGTATTCATCCATTATTAATCAGGAGACTGGGAAAACAAATGTTGAGGATGTTCGTGAGCTACTAAAAACGATGAAGCAATTGGTGTAA
- a CDS encoding M23 family metallopeptidase, whose amino-acid sequence MMIDTREPIIVEFPMRGEWLSPNTPGSRIPSHGTNKFGSRYAYDFIQVDWERKGWPAYRVSLSQYLLFGVPLHEYYCWGQEVYAPCDGVIVQAEDGYEERARTNLLSDMSNAYKNARYFDPKKDDVQSVAGNYIIMKCGDNVYAALVHLQVGSIKVSVGQRIKKGELVGRVGHSGNSFAPHLHFQLMDSSDINTANGLPSAFEQYEVFRDGEWKKQFNCIPSNKDRIRFHS is encoded by the coding sequence ATGATGATTGATACACGTGAGCCGATAATTGTAGAGTTTCCTATGAGAGGAGAATGGCTTTCTCCGAACACTCCAGGATCGAGAATTCCGAGTCATGGTACAAACAAATTTGGATCAAGGTATGCTTATGACTTTATACAAGTGGATTGGGAAAGAAAGGGATGGCCTGCTTATCGCGTCAGTTTGTCACAATACCTTCTTTTTGGAGTGCCTCTACATGAATATTATTGTTGGGGTCAGGAAGTATATGCACCTTGCGATGGGGTTATTGTTCAAGCAGAGGATGGTTATGAAGAACGAGCACGAACGAATTTACTTTCTGATATGTCTAATGCCTATAAAAATGCCCGTTATTTCGATCCGAAAAAAGACGACGTACAATCAGTTGCTGGCAACTACATCATTATGAAATGTGGTGACAATGTATATGCTGCGTTAGTCCATCTTCAAGTAGGCTCTATTAAGGTCTCAGTTGGACAGAGAATAAAAAAAGGTGAGCTTGTCGGAAGAGTGGGCCATTCAGGTAATTCCTTTGCTCCACATTTACATTTTCAGCTTATGGATAGCAGTGACATCAATACTGCAAACGGGCTGCCTTCCGCTTTTGAACAGTATGAAGTATTTAGAGATGGTGAGTGGAAAAAACAATTTAATTGCATTCCTTCAAATAAAGATAGGATAAGGTTTCATTCATAA
- a CDS encoding TraB/GumN family protein: protein MKNCIVFVFSILLALGLIACDIPELMDMVSEDEKVEEHDQNSDEQGVDEESPDGEDAETAAPTESDSGVQLLEDSSAHPQGVFYKIEEGSNTVYLFGSIHVGVEDLYPLHDSIESAFAESDYIAVEVDISNINELEAMAIAIRDGIFLDGRNLKNKLGEEAFEGLVSLTSEYGLPLNETVLNYMKPWVAKDLLTTAMVEEAGLQTEYGIDLYFLERATDDSMEIIALETMREQLEVIQTMSDEAQAADLAKSIEEFDEGVEELSLLMELWIDGDIEAISAMRHVGDDATEEYREYIKALTDDRDVKMAEKIEEFILGDNNDTYFVVVGAMHLVGENSVVDLLTKQGYNVVPAAGG from the coding sequence TTGAAGAATTGTATCGTTTTTGTTTTTTCTATACTCTTAGCATTAGGATTAATTGCATGTGACATTCCCGAATTAATGGATATGGTATCCGAGGACGAGAAAGTCGAAGAACATGATCAGAATTCAGATGAGCAGGGAGTTGATGAAGAGAGCCCAGATGGTGAAGATGCAGAGACAGCAGCTCCAACAGAATCCGATTCTGGCGTTCAACTATTAGAGGATTCCTCCGCTCACCCACAAGGAGTATTCTACAAAATAGAAGAAGGCTCAAATACCGTATATTTATTCGGATCCATTCATGTCGGTGTAGAAGACCTCTATCCTCTACATGACTCTATCGAATCGGCCTTTGCAGAGTCGGACTATATAGCCGTCGAAGTCGACATTTCTAACATCAATGAATTGGAAGCGATGGCAATAGCCATACGTGACGGTATCTTTTTAGATGGTAGAAACTTAAAGAACAAGCTCGGCGAGGAAGCTTTTGAAGGTCTTGTAAGCTTAACCTCTGAATATGGACTACCATTAAATGAAACGGTCCTTAACTACATGAAACCTTGGGTAGCTAAGGATTTATTGACTACTGCCATGGTAGAAGAGGCCGGACTCCAAACAGAGTATGGGATTGATTTATACTTTCTAGAAAGGGCCACCGACGATAGTATGGAGATAATTGCACTGGAAACAATGAGGGAGCAATTAGAAGTCATCCAAACCATGTCTGACGAAGCTCAGGCAGCAGACCTCGCCAAGTCCATAGAAGAATTTGACGAAGGCGTTGAAGAATTAAGTTTGTTAATGGAGCTGTGGATCGATGGCGATATAGAAGCAATAAGTGCCATGCGACATGTGGGCGACGATGCTACTGAAGAGTACAGAGAATATATTAAAGCACTTACTGACGATCGTGATGTAAAGATGGCGGAGAAAATTGAAGAGTTTATTCTTGGAGACAATAATGACACTTACTTTGTTGTTGTCGGTGCCATGCATCTTGTTGGTGAAAATAGTGTTGTAGATTTACTTACCAAGCAAGGATATAATGTCGTACCAGCAGCAGGCGGTTAA